DNA from Solanum stenotomum isolate F172 chromosome 3, ASM1918654v1, whole genome shotgun sequence:
GCCTGAAAAGGAGTATCTTTGGTGGAATCTTGATTTTTCCTGCTTAAGTAGTTATTGTAGATGGTTAATTGGCTAGAGACTGAATCTGTCCATGTAAACAGACAtcatatttgaaaaacataGCTGCACTTGGTGGTTGATTGCCTTTTTGGGATTGTGGACTTGTAGCGATCTGAAGTCAACGAACTTCAGAGAATCATAAACTGAAGCTGATACTGAACTATTGGCTTTCATGAGTAATTCTGCTGTTATTGTCTTGCTTAGTTTGCTGGAAAATGGATAACTGACCTGGTTCACATAAAAGCTGCTTTCTAGTCTATAGAGCACTTGCAGAATCTCTTATTTCTTATGGGTGAATGACTTCTCAAATGTTCGATTATCCATTGATCCATGGTGCAGCAAGTTTATGCTGTTTGcgtgtaaatttttttttcctggGTAAAATGTTCTGCCTGCTTTGTCTTCTATAATCTCCTCTCATCAGATCTGGAGTTTTCGCCAACACTATAGGATGATGGGcctatgaattttgaaaatacgAATTTcgaagtgttttttttttctgttgtcCAATCTTGTTAACTTTTACATTAATTGTATGATTATCTAGTCTTCCGTTTACCAGTCTATCACAGTTTCAATGTATCGTACCAATTCATTTTTTGCTGCAGATGGTTCTTCCCATTGCGGTTGAGGATGTGAAACGAGAAGTCAAGATATTGAAGGCCTTAGGTGGTCATGAGAATGTGGTTCAATTCTATAATTCATTCGAGGATGATAATTATGTCTACATTGTAATGGagtaagtttttttaaaatctctCAGGTCCTGGTTTATTTCCCTACTACTAATCCTTCCACTTGAATGGCAAGTTAagatttttcagtttttgttttcttttaggTTATGTGAAGGTGGAGAACTATTGGACCGAATTTTGTCCAAGTAAGTATTCTGAAATTTCCAGTTTCAGTTGATTATTTGTGAGTTGCAGAACCCCGGCTCTTTATTCAAATTGCTGATTATGAAGTTTTACTGATAAGGGTTGACATAATTTGTCTAATCAGAAAAGACAGTCGGTATACCGAGAAAGATGCAGCAATAGTTGTACGCCAGATGCTAAAAGTGGCAGCTGAGTGTCATTTACATGGTTTGGTGCATCGTGATATGAAACCTGAGGTGTGCAAGCAGTTCAATACTACTTTTGGCTTGGTAATGCTCTGCTTGATATTGCTTTTCTCAAACAAACTTTTTTCCTTGTAGAATTTTCTCTTTAAGTCTACAAAGGAGGATTCACCATTAAAAGCCACAGATTTTGGTCTTTCAGACTTCATCAGACCAGGTGATTGGTTCTCTGCCACAGATTTTGGTCTTGCTGAATTACTAATATTCTTAATACATCTGCCAAGTTCTTCAATGATCTGGGAGGCTATTGTTGTGGTTTTCTCTCGTAAAGTTATAAACTTATCATAGGAACCTTATATATGCAGGGAAAAAGTTCCAAGACATTGTCGGCAGTGCATATTATGTAGCTCCAGAGGTATTAAAGCGTAGATCAGGACCTGAATCAGATGTGTGGAGTATTGGCGTAATTACATACATTTTGCTATGTGGCCGTCGGCCTTTCTGGGACAAAACTGAGGATGGTATATTCAAGGAGGTGAGTTGCTAATATATTACGTGTAATTTAGAAACATCCAATTTTTGTTTCAACTTGGGAAACCTAAAGAAAGGATATCACAATTTTAGGGCTCTAATAGGGTCATGAACTTGCAGTTTTTGTATAAAAGTTGCATGCATGCCTTTGTTTGTCCTTTCAATAGTGTTTTTCAGGTTTGTTTTTACCTTTAAGTGGATTTTTGAAGTTAACACTCCCTTAATAAATCTCATATCTtaagttaccagtttcaaaagaaaataaaaatctcatCTCTCTTGGAATTTCAGAATTTCCATTCACTTTTTGTTGCATGCTCTCGTAAACATCTTAACTTTGATactgtgataaaaaaaaatttgtggacatTTTACTTTGTTTCACTTTATTCTTGAGTGATTTTGATCTAAAGTTTTCATCGTTTTCTCTTTTGAGTCAAAAGAAGCTACTGCTATTTATTGTGTTCATAGTTCACTTTTGGTTGATGCTTCCTGGGAGAGGCTCTTATCTGAAGCATTTTTCTTCCTACAAGACATTTAAGTACTTTTACTTCTTCAAGAAGAACAACGTTTATATTGTGTAAATTCTTTGTGATTTGCCTGGTTTTGAATAGTTTCTCTAACTTTGCTTCCAAAATGTTAAGGTCCTACGCAACAAGCCTGATTTTCGTCGCAAGCCATGGTCTAACATAAGCAACAGTGCTAAAGATTTTGTAAAGAAATTACTGGTGAAGGATCCTCGCGCTAGACTTACTGCTGCTCAGGCCCTCTGTAAGTAATATCATCCTGAATTTGTACTGTTAAGTTATTTAAAGTTTCTGATATCAGCTAAGGGCTTTCAAGGGGTACATAAAAATCTTGGACCACTCCACCCATTTCCTTAAGGTTTTGGATTGGATGCTCAGATTCTTTCACATGGTATTGGCACCAACTTTAGCAAGCCTCATTCCACATTAAAGTTTGTGTAGGAGACATAGAATTGGGagtgttatcaaaagcaaaaagcGCATAATAGCTCTAAGGTTTGTTGGGGATTTAAGCGCTAAACGCAAATAAAGCATgggatttaataaaaaaaggtgcaaagggagaaaaaatacAAGTACATATGTTTAGTTCAAGACTAATGATTATGagcatgaatgacaaatatttGTACAAAAGAATTGTATCTTTTTTACaataaagtaaaatatcaatGGCTTAGTGTCGCCTCTTCAGAATaggctcattggcaaggaaaagtGTGCCTTAGAACTTTGATGATAACACTAAAGTGCACATTAAAAGAGACGAAGCGCTCAACACGTTATGAGCCTCATTTCAGGGCTTAAGCGCACCTTTGACAACACTGCACAACAGAAGGGCGTTAAACCTTAAAAATCCCCACACCTGCAATACAAGAGCATCTGAAAGGGTCTATAATCATCATCTGTCTTAAGGTTTCTTATTGACTCTTCACGTTCTTTCACAAGTACCAATTTTTCTTAGTGATTTAAAGGTGTTATGGTGATGAAAAACTCAGTAGCGCAAGGTTCACTTAAAAAGATCTGTACACTTTACTTTATCCATTTCATTCACCTACTTCATCAGCAATGTTTGGTAATAGATATCAATCATGGTTCTCCGTTCAGATGTACAGCTTCTGCATTTTGATAACTTATAGGCACAACTTTCAGATATGCAGCATATGCTTACTTTTTTGTAGTGCTTGGAAATAAGAGCATTATGTCGTAGTGTTCGAATAAATTAGTAAACAAATGTTACTGTGGTCATTCCTTTAAATTTATTGATATAATGAACAATTGTTTTCAAAATTATCTACTCGAACATCTTCAGCACATCCATGGGTCCGAGAGGGAGGGGATGCATCTGAGATTCCACTGGACATTTCTGTTTTATCCAACATGCGGCAATTTGTCAGATACAGTCATCTAAAACAGTTTGCTTTACGGGTAAGTTCCTTGCTTTCTTATTTCTTTGACCTTTTGTGAAAAAGTAACTTCAGATATACAAAACGTAAATTTCTGGATGCTGTTTCACTATCTTGCAGGCGTTAGCTAGCACACTTGATGAGGAGGAGATCGCTGATCTGCGGGATCAATTTTCTGCAATTGATGTGGATAAGAATGGTGTCATCAGCCTCGAAGAAATGAGACAGGTATTGCTCATCTTTCATGTTGGAGCTTGTTTCGTCCTTGCAACTCTCAATGGCCATTGGCAAACATTTGAGACATCTCTATTTTGTGTTATCTTGATGCAAAAAAAACTGTATATATGCCTTGATCAAAAACATTgtgtatgcatatatatatatatcgtcaTCTGTTTGGTGACTTACCATATTCATTTCTAATGCAGGCCCTTGCGAAGGATCTCCCATGGAAAATGAAAGAATCACGAGTTCTTGAGATTCTTCAAGCGGTAAACTTATTTATCTAGGAATGAAGCATCAGAGCAAAACATGACAtctaataaataataagataattaTTACTAAGTATAACGCTTTTGTTGCCTTAGGCTGTTGCATGTTTGGAACTACTTTAATAATGTAGAACAAGAAGCATGTTCAAAAAAAGGAAGATAATAGCAAGGAATAGGAAGCAAGTTCTTTAGAAGAATTGGTTACAAATGCACCCGACAGTGTTGTCTAGCAGTCAATGAAGTGGAATGAAAACCATGAAAGACTAGAGTTCATATCCGGTAAGAGGCCGAACAtgttaggtgatttcttcctcTCTGTCTGAGCATTATTGGGGCGAAGTTACCCGGTACTTGTGATGGTGGGAGGTGGAGACATTCAATGGAATAGTTGAGGTGTGTGCAAGAAGATCATAGCAAGGAATAGGTGCAAGTTCCTTAGAAGAAATTGGTTATCAAATGCACCCAAGAGTGTTACCTAGTAGTTAATGAAGTGGGATGAAAATCATGAAAGACTAGGGTTCAAATCCAGTAAGTGACAGATCACGTTAAGTGACTTCTTCCCATCTGCTTGAGCCTTATTGAGGCAAAATTACTTGGTACTTGCGATGGTGGGAGGTAGAGACACTCGATGGAATAGTTAAGGTGTGTTCACGCTTGTACTACACCATTGCTAAATTGGTGACCAAATATTTGGGGGTTTTCTTTGTGTCAGATTGTATATTCCAAATTGTTCCTGCACCAATCCTTGTTACAAACTTTACTCAATTGTCAATGCAAATATTGCTGCCAAGTGCCAACTAATATAATAATCTTTGTAGCTTTCATCATATGCAAGTTCATTCCTTTCTACTATATGGTCTCTTCTGCAGTTCCGAAACCTAAAGTATTTTGTTCATTGCTTGACAGATTGACAGTAACACAGATGGGCTTGTTGATTTTCCGGAGTTTGTGGCTGCCACCCTACATGTCCATCAGTTGGAGGAGCATAATTCTACAAAGTGGCAGCAAAGATCACAAGCtgcttttgagaaatttgatgTTGATAGAGATGGATTCATTACTCCAGAAGAACTTAAAATGGTTAGTATCGTAGTATGTGATATTTTTACTGTCTTCTCCCAGGAGCAATGGTTCATAGTATCTTGGATGTCAGTTATTACCATTAAACATGTCGTTGACCAACCCTACCAatcaattaaatgattaacTACCCCTCAATGCCAAACTAGTTGCTCTTTATAAATCCTCTGTGTAATTTAGATGATTAATCATTGAAGGGGAGACTTGGTGTAACTAGTAAAATTGTTGCCGTGTGACTTGAAGGTCATGGATCGGACTGTGGAAACAACCTTCTGTAAGGCTGTGTACAATAGACCCTAGACCCTTGTGGTCTGACCCTTCCCCGAACCCTGCGCATAGTGGGAGCTTAGTGCACCGGGATGCCCCTTTTATCATTGTTAGATTATTTTTATGCTGGTAGTCACTTAGGATTGAGCCGTGGTTGATTGGTTCAATTGATATTTATGGTGGTCATCTATCCACTGCAAACCTCCTCCTTTCTCCAGGCGCGAGACTTGATTTGCTTTGCAAACCTCACTGAGACGGAGATTGGACAACTCCAAATCAACGCCCCCTTTGGCACCCCAAGAAAACGACAGAAAAGAGAAGAAGCGAGAGTTGCTAAGAATTATAGCATGCTAACTCAAAAAATTACATGCTTCATCACCCTTAAGAGtgatccaccgagtttagaaggctgtgattggtccaaagggcgggtcacagacggatttctcggttataaaaaaaaaattaaaaataaccaCATTAATATATGGCATTCATACATGATATTATTCTTTTGCAGCACACGGGCTTGAGAGGCTCCATAGATCCACTTCTAGAGGAAGCAGATATTGACAAAGACGGAAAGATAAGCATATCAGAATTTCGTAGACTTTTAAGAACTGCTAGTATGAGTTCACCAACGGTGAGAGATTCACGGGGTATGTAGCTTTGTAAAGATGTATAAAACGGAGAGATGGACAGTGGGCTTCATCAGAAAAATTTTGTGGGAAGAAGATGCTTGTATACATGTTCTCTTGTGCTTGTGCAAGTGTGCTGCATGTTCTCTACATGGATGGCTTCCGAGATGATGGTATTTAGAGACGTGTAGCTATCACGTGGCACTTTGTAGCTAGCGGTCGTCGTGTCAAGTATGTTTGTTGAGTTTCCTTTGCCCCCTTCATAAAAGAATTTGGCATGAAGTTGCTTCTTTTCCCTGAACAACCAGTTACAATGTCTTGTAATCTGGTAGTTTTACTGTATATTCTGTCACTTTTGTGAGTCTCCAGGTTAAGTAAGTACTCCCTTCCAAATTCTAATATTATGTCATCACTATaaatatgccatcaatgtaAATTGGCTGTATCAAAAAGGTCTGTTCTGTTCAGAAACTGTTGCCCATTTCTGTACCATCTTTAAGTACTCTGCCAATTAACATTGAAGTAGTCTATCGAAAACAATCtttctctaccccacaaagatGTAGGGATAGGGTTTGTGTACATCCTAACCTCTTCAGATTTCACTTGTAGGACAACACTGTTATGTTGTTGTATGAACTAGTTTGGGATTGAGACGTTATTTATTATGAGAGGATACAAAAACTAGAGTTGTGGGCTTGTGTTATATGCACTATAATTACCAAACATAGCAAAAGTTTTAATAAATTACCAAATATAGTGAGAGTTAATGAGTAAAATTTACTCTCTATCACTGATAATGTTATATTACTAATACATGCCACATTTGGTAACTATCCAAACTATCGCTATATTTGATATTGGGACAATgtcaaatatatacaataaagtaattagtttacaacaaatataaatatgctttatttacataaaaactAGTCAAAAGTCATATAAACTATAAAAGAgtaaatgacataaatagtcccTCAACTATAGGTgtaggtctaaaatggtccCTGAACTATACACTTAACAGATTTAGtcttttaactattcaaaaatttgTCAGCTTTGGTCCCTTAATTATACACTTATCggttttagtcccttaactataaatttaccgattttagtcctttaagtattcacAAACTTATCAAGTttggtctttgtccattttttttaatacaaatagctTTGGTTTTTAATACGCACCATCctaaattttgatagtttttgtTCGAGAAACTTATCATGCATCATGCTAATCAATgcgaattttatttaatttactgaAATTtctttacataaaataaaatgaatagaataataaaattgatctattttaaaaagaagtttAAAAAATGGCAAAAGTATtcattacccccctgaacttgaagctttttatacggtgtacacctaaactaaatttcgttttaattacccccgaacttgtttattcctccgtCGCGTACACCTTTATTGTCCACCTAGCGTAGAAATTGACAACACACTCTACTAGGCGCGTGAGGAAGCGattttttgccacatcataACGCTACAGcggtaaaaaaaaaggtaaaatcttcatttttctttaatatttggcatagtttaaacaaaaaatagggcaaaatgtaaatgaaaaataaaggaaacaaagattaacaCTTAATTGataagaatttcaaacaaatttgaaatttaatcaaCCAACTTCACGTCTAGaaaaatccaaatccaaaaataacttttaaacaatcaataaatttaagaagaactatccaatgaataaatattattccCAACAATAAAAGTCTTGTGCTGGCATTTAATCTGAGTTCTCCGGtactaaatattaatttcttGAAGATTTTCGGGTTTAGTTCGGAAGTTTTAGTGAGAAGTTTAGTCCGAAAGTTTTAGGTGAGaagatgagaaggtttgatatttatttttgccATATTAATTTATCTAGGTGTCTATTATTTATCCAGGTGGAAATCCACGTCACCATTTTTGCCAGCTGTCGCGTGCGTGTAGTCACAATAGGAGCAGGAGGACAATAAAGGTGTACGTGACGGAGGGATAAacaagttcggggggggggggggtaattaaaatgaaatttagtttaggtgtacaccgtataaaaagcttcaagttcagggggtaatgagtacttttgcctttaaaaaattgcaaatctaccattttataaattaccatttttgaaaaattaaacaaattccGTTCAATGAAATCGTTGGAGTACAAACTTTGGATTTAACGgataataacttttttctttttataataaagtttaacatattcaagtcattagtaacaataatatgcttcattttatcctctgttgaataaaattatgatttatattttctttcctcgtgaatttaattttaaatcgtTGAGGTTAAGGTTCTTCGCATAAGGTTAATTTGAAGAAATGTAACGGAGAGAGAACCAACAGAAAAAGTTGCTAAAGGATTTAATTTCTCGAGACATAGATTCTGTTAATATAAACATAagctatttgtattaaaaaaaggcaaaagtactcattatccccctgaacttgaagctttttatacggtgtacacctaaactaaattccgttttaattacccccgaacttgtttattcctccatCGCGTACACCTTTTTCATCCACCTGCTCCAATTGTGACTACACACGCGCGACAACTGGCAAAACTGATGATGTGGATTTTCACCTGGATAAATAATAGTCAcctagataaattaatattgcaaaaaataaatttcttaattcattgtttaaaagttatatttgaA
Protein-coding regions in this window:
- the LOC125860965 gene encoding calcium-dependent protein kinase 28-like isoform X1 produces the protein MGGCFSSSKVSGSNSNTPSTNNTTTNTNTTVNVHPNRRETSKAPSTTVVNSRNQEGSNYNRGKGNINQKNQQKQPRNSQQNVKPSSRRQGGVIPCGKRTDFGYDKDFEKRYTIGKLLGHGQFGYTYVATDKSSGDRVAVKRIEKNKMVLPIAVEDVKREVKILKALGGHENVVQFYNSFEDDNYVYIVMELCEGGELLDRILSKVDIICLIRKDSRYTEKDAAIVVRQMLKVAAECHLHGLVHRDMKPENFLFKSTKEDSPLKATDFGLSDFIRPGKKFQDIVGSAYYVAPEVLKRRSGPESDVWSIGVITYILLCGRRPFWDKTEDGIFKEVLRNKPDFRRKPWSNISNSAKDFVKKLLVKDPRARLTAAQALSHPWVREGGDASEIPLDISVLSNMRQFVRYSHLKQFALRALASTLDEEEIADLRDQFSAIDVDKNGVISLEEMRQALAKDLPWKMKESRVLEILQAIDSNTDGLVDFPEFVAATLHVHQLEEHNSTKWQQRSQAAFEKFDVDRDGFITPEELKMHTGLRGSIDPLLEEADIDKDGKISISEFRRLLRTASMSSPTVRDSRGM
- the LOC125860965 gene encoding calcium-dependent protein kinase 28-like isoform X2, translated to MGGCFSSSKVSGSNSNTPSTNNTTTNTNTTVNVHPNRRETSKAPSTTVVNSRNQEGSNYNRGKGNINQKNQQKQPRNSQQNVKPSSRRQGGVIPCGKRTDFGYDKDFEKRYTIGKLLGHGQFGYTYVATDKSSGDRVAVKRIEKNKMVLPIAVEDVKREVKILKALGGHENVVQFYNSFEDDNYVYIVMELCEGGELLDRILSKKDSRYTEKDAAIVVRQMLKVAAECHLHGLVHRDMKPENFLFKSTKEDSPLKATDFGLSDFIRPGKKFQDIVGSAYYVAPEVLKRRSGPESDVWSIGVITYILLCGRRPFWDKTEDGIFKEVLRNKPDFRRKPWSNISNSAKDFVKKLLVKDPRARLTAAQALSHPWVREGGDASEIPLDISVLSNMRQFVRYSHLKQFALRALASTLDEEEIADLRDQFSAIDVDKNGVISLEEMRQALAKDLPWKMKESRVLEILQAIDSNTDGLVDFPEFVAATLHVHQLEEHNSTKWQQRSQAAFEKFDVDRDGFITPEELKMHTGLRGSIDPLLEEADIDKDGKISISEFRRLLRTASMSSPTVRDSRGM